The Mesorhizobium sp. AR02 genomic interval GTTGTTGATGGCGTTGGAGGTCCGCACCAGCTCCTCGAAGCCGATGATCGAGGTCAGCGCCGTCGACTTGATCAGCTGCACCAGGAAGCCGACCGTCGGCGCGCGGGTGATCGAGAACGCCTGCGGCAGGATGATCAGCCTGAGCTCCTGCAGGTAATGCAGGCCGAGACTGGCGCCGGCATCCCACTGGCCACGCGGCAGCGCGTCGACGCCGGAGCGCCAGATCTCGGCGAGATAGGCACTGGCGAAGAAGGTGAGGCCGAGCACCGCCGCGGTCCACGGCTCGATGCGCAGGCCGAGCATCGGCAAGCCGAAGAACATCAGGAACAGCTGCATCAGCAGCGGCGTTCCCTGGAACAGGGCGATATAGCCGGAGGCGATGCGCCGGCTCCATGTGTTCTTGGAGATGCGGAAGAACAGAACGACCATGCCAACGATGCCACCGCCAATGAAGGCTGCCAGGGACAAAAGCACGGTCCAGCGGGCGGCGAGCAGAAGGTTGCGAACGATGTCCCAGAAGGTGAATTCGATCATGACACGCCAGCTCCGAGCGCGCGGCGCCCGCCGGTGACCAGGAGCCGGCGCAAGGCCATCGACAGAGCGAGATAGACCAGCGTCACGACGAAGTACGTTTCGAAGGAGCGGAAGGTGCGCGCCTGCAGCATGTCGGCCTCATAGGTCAGCTCGCGCACCGCGATCTGCGAGACCACGGCCGACTCCAGCATCATGATGACGATCTGGCTGGTCAGTGCCGGATAGATGATCTTGAGCGCCTGCGGCAGCACGATCTTGACGAACACCTGGCGGGGCCTCAAGCCCAGCGCCAGGGCGGCTTCCGTCTGCCCGCCCGGCACGGCGTCAAGGCCGGCGCCGACGATCTCGATCGTATAGGCCGCCATGTTGAGCGTCATCGCCAGCATGGCGGCCAGG includes:
- a CDS encoding amino acid ABC transporter permease — translated: MAFAWLPGALGDIAHGAATTILLIAVTTLAGTLLSILGAAGRRNGPVLLKRAIAWYVEVMRNTPFLVQLFFIFFGLPSLGIRLDPILAAMLAMTLNMAAYTIEIVGAGLDAVPGGQTEAALALGLRPRQVFVKIVLPQALKIIYPALTSQIVIMMLESAVVSQIAVRELTYEADMLQARTFRSFETYFVVTLVYLALSMALRRLLVTGGRRALGAGVS
- a CDS encoding amino acid ABC transporter permease gives rise to the protein MIEFTFWDIVRNLLLAARWTVLLSLAAFIGGGIVGMVVLFFRISKNTWSRRIASGYIALFQGTPLLMQLFLMFFGLPMLGLRIEPWTAAVLGLTFFASAYLAEIWRSGVDALPRGQWDAGASLGLHYLQELRLIILPQAFSITRAPTVGFLVQLIKSTALTSIIGFEELVRTSNAINNATFEPFKVYGLVALIFFAMCFPLTQYARSLEKRAAAH